The following proteins are co-located in the Tiliqua scincoides isolate rTilSci1 chromosome 8, rTilSci1.hap2, whole genome shotgun sequence genome:
- the COX5A gene encoding cytochrome c oxidase subunit 5A, mitochondrial encodes MLAAAQLVRRLAAPALRGLGPRASPAVASAIRCYSHGSHESDEEFDARWVTYFNKPDIDAWELRKGMNTLVGYDLVPEPKIIDAALRACRRLNDFASAVRILEVVKDKAGPHKEIYPYVIQELRPTLNELGISTPEELGLDKV; translated from the exons ATGTTGGCAGCCGCTCAGCTCGTCCGCCGCCTCGCCGCACCTGCCCTCCGCGGCCTGGGCCCGAGGGCGTCCCCCGCAG TGGCATCTGCTATACGCTGCTATTCTCATGGGTCGCATGAATCAGATGAAGAGTTTGACGCTCGCTGGGTGACTTACTTCAACAAACCAGATATTGATGCCTGGGAGCTAAGAAAAG GTATGAACACACTGGTTGGTTATGATCTGGTTCCAGAACCAAAAATCATTGATGCTGCTTTGAGGGCATGCAGACGACTAAATGACTTTGCTAGTGCTGTTCGTATCTTAGAAGTTGTAAAG GACAAAGCAGGCCCTCACAAGGAAATTTATCCATATGTTATCCAGGAACTTAGACCAACTTTGAATGAATTGGGAATCTCAACTCCAGAGGAACTTGGCTTGGACAAAGTGTGA